The following are encoded in a window of Haliotis asinina isolate JCU_RB_2024 chromosome 14, JCU_Hal_asi_v2, whole genome shotgun sequence genomic DNA:
- the LOC137261727 gene encoding uncharacterized protein, whose amino-acid sequence MNSIGLFVGLLLWISAGCNASINSSNTPPIPEAIIQHWSIYNRPAYRSAFAKYIPIYNGTGGNTADAEKRPNCKEMRRNFTTEAGNLCPAYFRLDVDDTRLPRVIYQAECSCRNCMYARRLSGNKRRTKKKFRCEKVYSYDFVLRQRCKVNSCGYQLFLEPVAVACSCNMVKS is encoded by the coding sequence ATGAACTCGATCGGACTGTTTGTTGGCTTACTCCTGTGGATCTCAGCAGGGTGCAACGCCAGCATCAACAGCTCCAACACTCCTCCAATACCTGAGGCTATCATCCAGCACTGGAGTATCTACAACCGACCCGCTTACCGATCTGCATTCGCCAAGTACATACCAATATACAATGGAACGGGAGGCAACACGGCAGATGCAGAAAAAAGACCAAACTGCAAAGAAATGAGACGGAACTTCACCACAGAAGCCGGGAACCTCTGCCCCGCCTACTTCAGGCTGGACGTCGACGACACGCGCCTGCCCAGGGTGATCTACCAAGCCGAGTGCTCCTGTCGGAATTGTATGTACGCCCGCCGTCTCAGTGGGAACAAACGCCGAACCAAAAAGAAGTTCCGATGCGAGAAGGTGTATTCTTACGACTTTGTCCTTCGTCAGAGATGCAAGGTAAACTCCTGCGGTTATCAGCTGTTCCTGGAGCCTGTAGCTGTCGCCTGCAGCTGCAACATGGTCAAGTCGTAA
- the LOC137261814 gene encoding uncharacterized protein — protein MYIVIDVLIISSCFVTCGLLGSHSSTGYCTEPDIDKLRRDIPNLYAGFLDPTFVNLPRLKTIVRRKNGYIYPFSKKSVYFYGGYRKCSDARKVIRKNGGNLCPSYYILEYDPDRIPRELVQAECTCDRCFLRRRPRVREEVVAHLGCRKLYTHTQVLRRAGCIQGVWTYRLYWERVSVACSCNLLFGRPLA, from the coding sequence ATGTACATCGTCATAGATGTCCTCATCATCAGCTCCTGTTTCGTAACGTGCGGTCTCCTTGGGAGCCATTCCTCCACCGGGTATTGCACTGAACCAGACATCGACAAGCTTCGCCGGGATATACCCAACCTCTATGCTGGATTTCTGGATCCAACCTTCGTGAACCTTCCACGACTGAAAACCATCGTCAGGAGAAAGAATGGTTACATCTACCCTTTCAGCAAAAAGTCAGTATATTTCTACGGAGGCTACCGGAAGTGCTCCGATGCCCGGAAAGTGATTCGCAAAAATGGCGGCAATCTCTGCCCGTCATATTATATTCTGGAATATGACCCTGATAGGATTCCACGAGAACTTGTTCAGGCAGAGTGCACGTGTGACAGGTGCTTTCTCCGTCGTCGTCCGAGGGTTCGCGAGGAGGTCGTAGCTCATCTCGGGTGTCGCAAATTGTACACGCATACTCAAGTACTGAGACGAGCCGGGTGTATCCAGGGTGTGTGGACATATCGACTCTACTGGGAAAGAGTGTCCGTTGCCTGCAGTTGCAATCTACTGTTCGGTCGCCCGTTAGCCTGA